Below is a window of Gossypium hirsutum isolate 1008001.06 chromosome A12, Gossypium_hirsutum_v2.1, whole genome shotgun sequence DNA.
aggaatttcaatttttatcattttatatataattaagaataaattgataaaatataaaaattgagaattaaaattattattataccaattaaaaaaaaataccctCAATCACGTGAAAAAGTAATTTTGAAaacattaaggattaaattataattttattttaattgaatgaacaaaatgaaacttAATGGTTTAGTTTACACcgattattatcatcatcatgcATGTTAGCCGGTAGTGAAGTTAGGAAAGCCCAATCTGGAGAGGCGGTCGCCGGTAGGGGCGGTTGCctatatttcataaatttaaattattgccTGTTTCTTCAATTCAATTAAACGTAAGTAAATGTGAGATCTGGGGAAAAAACAACGGTTTTCCCCTAACGCCCGTAAGAGCCCTCATGTCACTACTCCGCTCTTTTAAAGAAACACTAAAACCCTGTTGCAATTCATCTTCATTTTCACAGCCTTCCTTATCCCAACAGCCACCTCTACCATCTGTAATAAACCAGAGGAAACCCCCCAAATCTTCGCTTTCGCGCCAGCTTCAACGCCTTGAACACGACTATCTCCCTTCTACACAGGAATCCCATTTCGAAAACCCTAAATTGTCCTTGCCCCAACTCAAAAACAATGCTCATATGCATGGAGAACAAGACGACGATGACCACCAAGAAGAGGCTGAGGAGGAAGAAGTAAAAGAATTTGGGAGAGCCGAATTGAGTCGGGTTCAGTTTGAGGATACGGGTCCTTACGAGCCGTTGGTATTGTCTTCCGATGGAGAATTTCCAATTATACAGgtcattatttttataatttaattgctTTTGTGGGAACGTTTTATTTTCCTTCGAGAGTTGTTGCAGTaagttaaagttgctattttgttttggttaatTGGTTGATTTTTATACTCTTTGGTTGTGACAGGTGCCTGCATATATTAACTGTCGGTTGCTTGCCTATCAAAGAGAGGGAGTCAAGTTTTTATACATGTTATACAGGAGCAACCATGGGGGCATTCTTGGTGATGATATGTGAATATTTTAATCCAATATTTTCACACCTTATGTTATTACTAAATTGTATATCAGCTTGTTTTCAAAGAATATTTGTTGGTTTGTTCATGGTCGGAATGCTTCTTTTTTTTAAGGATTGTagtgatttttatatattaatatttattagtcGCTTACAGCCTCTGTAATGGAACCCTCGTTTTCATCTCATCTTGTTGTTTTTCAGTTTTAAATTCTTTCCTGCGCAGTCTTCTAACAAGTATGGCATACTATGTTAAAAGGACCTGCATATGCTTATGTCATGAATGTGAGTGGTATCATGAACCAAGAAATAGTCCTTTGCAGAGGAATGTACTAAGTGACAACTTAGAACACTTGTTTGACCACCTTAGGTCCTTCATTTCTATGTCATAGCATCTTTTTTATTTACCCATGCAAGTGTTTTTTGGTggtttctcttcttttctttatttattctttctgaTTTTTTACTGTTTCTGCGAGCCTTATGTTGTTTGTATTTGTTTAGGTGCACCATCTTTCAATAGGAACAATGGTTCCCTTTTCacctttttaaaataattaatgcaGGGGACTTGGCAAGACAATCCAGACAATCGCATTTCTCGCTGCTGTATATGGAAAAGACGAGGAATATGGTGACTCCAGATTACTGAAGGAAAACCAGATTGGACAGAAAGGACCTGTATTAATAATCTGTCCCACTTCtgtcatctgcaattggaagtgtgAATTCTCCAGATGGGCACCCTTTAATGTCTCTCTTTACCATGGGTCAAGCCGTGAACTCATTCTTGAGAAGCTACAAGCTAATGGAGTTGAAGTTCTGGTTACCAGTTTTGACACATTCAGAATTCATGGAAATCTTTTGTCAGGGATCAAGTGGGAGATTGTGGTCGTTGATGAAGCCCACCGcctgaaaaatgaaaaatcaaaactcTATTCAGCATGTCTAGAAATTAAGACTCACAGACGGATTGGTCTTACAGGAACCATCATGCAGAACAAAATTATGGAACTCTTTAATCTCTTTGACTGGGCTGCTCCTGGATCCTTGGGAGCAAGGGAACATTTTCGGGAGTTTTATGATGAACCCCTCAAACATGGCCAGAGGGCAACTGCTCCTGAAAGATTTATTCGGGTTGCTGGTGAGCGTAAACAGAACCTGGTAGCAGTCCTTCATAAATATATGTTAAGAAGGACGAAAGAGGCGACTATTGGACAACTTATGTTGGGAAAGGAAGATAATGTTGTCTTTTGCGCCATGAGTGAATTGCAAAAACGGGTATATCAGAGAATGTTGCAGCTGCCAGACGTTCAATGTCTTATTAACAAGGACCTGCCTTGTAGCTGTGGAAGCCCTCTTGCCCAAGTAGAATGTTGCAAGAGGATTGTGCCTAAAGGAATTATATGGCCTTACCTTCACAGGGGCAGCCCAGAGGGTTGTGATTCATGCCCTTTCTGCCTTGTCCTTCCTTGCCTTGTCAGGCTGCAACAGGTCATTGACTTCCTACTCTTCTTCATCTCTTTATTTTTTCCCCCTCATAATTTTTAATGTTGATCCTTAAATAAAAATGCTTAGGTTCATTTAGGCACTCTAGAAACATCTCCAACTCATTGTTTGAGACAAGAACACCTGCTACATCAGTGCAATTCTGGATCCCTTTGACTAAAAACGCATACCAGTTCTATTTAACTGATGCATTTTCCTGCAAATTCCATTTAGTGTGGTAAAAGACTAGGAAATTTTCGTTTTTCAGGTATCTCACAGATTTATTCTCATATAAGCTATCCCTATTATTGCATTGATTTCAGATTAAACACTATGAGCATTGCATTACTCAAAAAATAGTCattattaaagaaaatattgTGTGACACGTTATATTATCTATATTGAGCATTTGATATTTAATAGTGTGTATTTTTTTGCATAAGCTTTTGAGCAGAAGTCTTGTTGTGTGGTTGGGGATCTGTCTTGTGCTTACTTTTGTACCTTCACTGCAGATTAGCAATCACTTGGAGCTTATTAAGCCTAATCCTAGGGATGAACCAgataaacaaagaaaagatgcaGAATTTGCCTCTGCTGTCTTTGGTCCAGATATTGATATGGTGGGAGGGAATGCCCCAAGTAAAAGCTTTATGGATTTAAGTGACACTAGATATTGTGGAAAGATGAGGGCCTTGGAAAAGTTAATGTCCTCATGGGCGTTGATGGGTGACAAAATCTTTCTTTTTAGCTACTCTGTCAGGTAATATTCTTATTTCATACTTCAGTGCTTAGGTATTTTACATATTTTGAATTATCAGATTACTAGGCCATGAAACCTGGACCTCTATGGCCATATCTTGTGCTTACTTGCTATGCTAGCCAGATTTAAAACGTTGTGAAATACTTTCAGAGTGGCCAAATTCCTCGCATCTATGCATGCATTTCCTGAAGATGTTTTTTcacttttaattaatataaagtatataagaAAACATTTTCCAACATCAATACCAGGAAAAGGATTTAGTAATATTTGTTCTGTACTCCCTGCTGctgcttctttctttcttttttcaattgAATTGAGTCCAGATCACCTGTCAAAACTGTTCCATCTACAATGTTGTAAGAAGTTGCAGAGACCAGAAACTCTCATCGGATTTTAGTATTTCATCTCCAAAATTGGGACTGAATGTAAACTTTAGttaaaagtaatttaataattcaatgagGAGGTTAAAGAATAGCTTGTATAATAAGCTAAACTTGTTATCATTTTAATCAAGTATATGAAATGgactttttttctttcaaatttttggtGTTACAAGTTTGCTACTTCATAGCAAAACTGTTTTTATATGGGTCAGAGTTAGGTTCTTGAAGATTGAAGTGTGAATGATGTATTGTGCAGCTATCTTGTCAGTTGCGCCAATCTTCTCCTTTTTGCTTACTGCATTGAACAATTTTCAGGATGCTTGATATATTGGAGAAGTTTCTTATACGGAAAGGCTTTTGCTTTTCAAGACTTGATGGATCTACTCCTACTAACATGCGCCAATCTCTTGTTGATGAGTTTAACTCAAGTCCAAGCAAACAAGTATTTTTCGAATTAATTTGAACCATAGTGGCTTTTAATTTGAATTTCCATATCATTTTGATTCTCGTTTGGTTTCAGGTGTTCCTTATATCAACCCGAGCTGGTGGACTTGGATTGAATCTTGTAAGTGCTAATCGTGTTGTTATATTTGATCCAAATTGGAACCCTGCCCAAGATTTACAGGCCCAGGACAGATCATTTCGTTTTGGGCAGAGGCGACATGTTGTGGTTTTCCGCCTTCTTGCTGCTGGTTCCCTTGAAGAACTTGTATATTCACGTCAGGTGTATAAACAGCAGCTGTCGAACATTGCTGTATCTGGGAAAATGGAAAAAAGATACTTTGAAGGCATTCAGGTATAGATATGGGAAGTTTTTAGTCATGGCTAAACTACTCTCTTAGTTATCTGAGTATGTTTTAGATCTACCTGTATGCTGTTGCAATTTACCTCATCAACAAAATCCATTTGATAGACTAAGTGAAGCATATATTGAACTTGTGGCTGGATTTCAGATGTGAAATGGTCTCAGTCATCCTTTCTGAGTTCAAAGCTCTCTACATTCCATGTGACATCCATCTTGTTTTCAGGACTGCAAGGAATTTCAAGGCGAGCTTTTTGGAATCTGCAATCTGTTTCGCGATCTTTCAGATAAGCTTTTCACAAGTGAAATTCTTGAATTACATGAAAAGCAAGGGCAACAGCACACAGAACACGATGGTGATAAGCAGGAGCTAACCAGTCTAGGCTCCCTTCCAACTCCGACAGAAGGAAGTGAAACATTTTCTTCAGTGTCCAAGAATTTGCATCCTGGTGACATAGAGATTGCTGCTACTGATAAACCAGTTCTTGAGGACTTAGGTATGTTCATTTTGCTATGAATGTTTTCCTCTCCTTTGTTTGTGTTTACATTTAGTCAATGGCCTAGTGTtccatttgtattttttttatatcaatcTTTTCACGTGGCAAAGAGACAAAAGCTGAactggttatatatatatatatttgagttgACATGCAATTTGACTTTCTGTTCTGTGTTGTTTTAACAAGCCAACTGATAAAATGTGCTGTAGCATATGTTTGTTCAAATTGATGGGGAGAGAGAGCTCTTAAATCAACTGACGCTAGAAGATCTCATTCTCTTTATCTTCAGGTATCTTGTATGCCCATCGTAATGAAGATATTGTCAACAGTAGTGCTGGGATACAACAGAAAATAATAGTCCTTACTGGCGATAATAAGCCGAGAATAGACACAAATGCTTCATGGAAGAGGAAAACAGATTGGGAGGAAAATGACGTCTCAACCAGAGATGGTAAAAAGATTCAGTATGGTCGGCTGGCGCAGTTCAAGGGCATGGGAGTGGTTGAGTTTAGTAAGTGGGTACTCTCTGCAACTCCTTCAAATAGGGAGAGTTTGCTTCGGAactacaaaagaagaaaaaaggaggCGTGAAATGATTGAAATGAGTGTTGGTAAGCCCAATCACGAACTTGTAAAGAAACAGGTTGTCCAAACTCGGCATTTCTTTTAACCCTTTTTTAAGTGATAGGTCTAACCCGATCTGTGTATAGTACATCCGAAGTTTTTAGAATCTGAACCCAGGTTTAATCTAATTAGTTCATATAGCCACCCGTAAGTGGTGATATCtattaagggtgagtttggatgggcagtgtgtttacttgcggttagtgtaaaaatagcggtggcggtgagattagatactgtagcaatactgtagcgtgagacaaagtGTAAACTAAACGCATCGCACCGCACTACACCGCCGCCCCAAACGAAGCCTAAGTTTGGGACTCAAATCCCAGTATCTATTGTCTTCGTTGTGCATTAAACAAT
It encodes the following:
- the LOC107934720 gene encoding switch 2, which produces MSLLRSFKETLKPCCNSSSFSQPSLSQQPPLPSVINQRKPPKSSLSRQLQRLEHDYLPSTQESHFENPKLSLPQLKNNAHMHGEQDDDDHQEEAEEEEVKEFGRAELSRVQFEDTGPYEPLVLSSDGEFPIIQVPAYINCRLLAYQREGVKFLYMLYRSNHGGILGDDMGLGKTIQTIAFLAAVYGKDEEYGDSRLLKENQIGQKGPVLIICPTSVICNWKCEFSRWAPFNVSLYHGSSRELILEKLQANGVEVLVTSFDTFRIHGNLLSGIKWEIVVVDEAHRLKNEKSKLYSACLEIKTHRRIGLTGTIMQNKIMELFNLFDWAAPGSLGAREHFREFYDEPLKHGQRATAPERFIRVAGERKQNLVAVLHKYMLRRTKEATIGQLMLGKEDNVVFCAMSELQKRVYQRMLQLPDVQCLINKDLPCSCGSPLAQVECCKRIVPKGIIWPYLHRGSPEGCDSCPFCLVLPCLVRLQQISNHLELIKPNPRDEPDKQRKDAEFASAVFGPDIDMVGGNAPSKSFMDLSDTRYCGKMRALEKLMSSWALMGDKIFLFSYSVRMLDILEKFLIRKGFCFSRLDGSTPTNMRQSLVDEFNSSPSKQVFLISTRAGGLGLNLVSANRVVIFDPNWNPAQDLQAQDRSFRFGQRRHVVVFRLLAAGSLEELVYSRQVYKQQLSNIAVSGKMEKRYFEGIQDCKEFQGELFGICNLFRDLSDKLFTSEILELHEKQGQQHTEHDGDKQELTSLGSLPTPTEGSETFSSVSKNLHPGDIEIAATDKPVLEDLGILYAHRNEDIVNSSAGIQQKIIVLTGDNKPRIDTNASWKRKTDWEENDVSTRDGKKIQYGRLAQFKGMGVVEFSKWVLSATPSNRESLLRNYKRRKKEA